A single region of the Manihot esculenta cultivar AM560-2 chromosome 12, M.esculenta_v8, whole genome shotgun sequence genome encodes:
- the LOC110628114 gene encoding formin-like protein 6 isoform X1, which translates to MKALTNHHFSFFFILLLLTISSAIQHFTAGPKTQRRILHQPLFPASSAPPPVTDSSSSPPPPPPADGQVLPSPDQPFFPEVPSGPNPDRSQPPPASPVNGTFPIPTATQPAKPAKKVAIAISVGIVTLGMLSGLAFFLYRHRVKNPSETQKLVGDNSQRFADESLVPNSSVLYMGTVQPGRTSGEVNGTTMEANVSPYHKLNSIKRSDRYRPSPDLQPLPPLPRPPSQHDNENENSPSSSASLSDEESHGTAFFTPQGSIISNDDGYYMPVPVPGSRPFINGNWAKSANGSSVPHSKRTSPKSRFSSVTSPEMKHVIIPSSNQTLPSPVVPPPQPPPPALAHRDRADNVEPSLYFPKRPKFSAPPPPPNMALLRSIHNQQSSKISPPPPPPPPPPPPLQPLSMLTPRKIGSSETAKTSVSSTPSTVSSKQQSWTRSPRASSKTETPTIEQVDRGIRFSEKTDAEEQDGAKPKLKPLHWDKVRATSDRATVWDQLKSSSFQLNEDMMESLFGCNSTNSIPKEPTRRSVLPPVEQENRVLDPKKSQNIAILLRALNVTRDEVSEALLDGCVYGATANPESLGADLLETLVKMAPTKEEEIKLREYSGDSSKLGSAERFLKAILDIPFAFKRVEAMLYRANFDAEVKYLRKSFQTLEEASEELKNSRLFLKLLEAVLRTGNRMNVGTNRGDAKAFKLETLLKLVDIKGTDGKTTLLHFVVQEIIRAEGAGNDSTKENPQKSTHTKFKEEEFRKQGLQVVSGLSRDLTNVKKAAGMDSDVLSSYVSKLEQGLEKVRLVLQYEKPDMQGKFFNSMKLFLREAEEEIIRIKADERKSLSHVKEVTEYFHGDAAKEEAHPFRIFMIVRDFLTILDQVCKEVGNMQDKTMVGAARSFRISGSASLPVLNRYNVRQDRSSDEESSSP; encoded by the exons ATGAAAGCTCTTACCAATCATCATTTCAGCTTCTTTTTCATTCTGTTATTATTGACCATATCATCTGCAATTCAACACTTTACTGCTGGTCCCAAAACTCAGAGAAGAATCCTTCATCAGCCTTTATTCCCAGCTAGCTCAGCTCCACCCCCGGTGACAGATTCATCATCATCACCACCACCGCCACCACCTGCTGACGGCCAGGTCCTTCCCTCCCCAGACCAGCCATTTTTCCCTGAAGTCCCATCTGGACCAAACCCGGATCGAAGTCAACCGCCACCAGCATCGCCAGTCAATGGGACCTTTCCAATCCCAACAGCAACACAGCCGGCGAAACCGGCTAAAAAAGTGGCAATTGCAATCTCAGTTGGTATTGTCACTCTGGGAATGCTGTCGGGTCTTGCATTCTTTTTATACCGACACCGAGTTAAGAACCCAAGCGAGACTCAGAAACTCGTCGGAGACAATTCTCAGAGATTTGCAGACGAATCTCTAGTGCCCAATTCCAGTGTTCTTTACATGGGCACTGTACAGCCAGGCAGGACATCGGGTGAAGTAAATGGAACAACAATGGAGGCTAATGTTTCTCCTTATCATAAGCTGAATTCTATTAAGAGATCTGATCGGTATCGGCCTAGTCCTGATTTGCAGCCTCTGCCGCCATTGCCCAGGCCTCCTTCTCAACATGACAATGAAAACGAGAATTCTCCATCTTCTTCGGCTTCATTGTCGGACGAGGAAAGCCACGGGACTGCGTTTTTCACTCCCCAGGGCTCCATCATCAGCAATGATGACGGCTATTACATGCCGGTGCCGGTTCCTGGTTCGCGTCCGTTTATTAATGGCAATTGGGCTAAGTCTGCTAATGGTAGTTCTGTTCCTCATTCTAAAAGGACCTCTCCCAAGTCGCGATTCTCTTCAGTTACTTCACCGGAAATGAAGCACGTGATCATACCTTCAAGTAATCAAACATTACCATCACCGGTGGTGCCGCCTCCTCAGCCACCACCTCCAGCACTAGCACATCGAGATAGAGCTGATAATGTTGAACCGAGTTTGTATTTTCCCAAAAGGCCAAAATTctccgcacctccaccaccaccaaatATGGCCCTTCTTCGATCAATACACAACCAGCAATCAAGTAAAATTTCACCTCCACCCCCACCGCCGCCGCCGCCTCCTCCTCCTTTACAGCCGCTGTCAATGTTAACTCCGAGGAAAATAGGGTCATCGGAAACAGCGAAAACAAGTGTTTCCTCAACGCCTTCCACCGTGTCATCGAAGCAACAGTCCTGGACTCGAAGCCCCAGAGCCAGTTCCAAGACTGAAACGCCAACTATTGAGCAAGTGGATAGAGGGATCCGTTTCTCAGAGAAAACTGATGCAGAAGAGCAGGATGGAGCAAAGCCCAAGTTAAAGCCCCTGCACTGGGACAAAGTAAGGGCAACTTCAGACAGAGCCACAGTGTGGGACCAGCTCAAATCAAGCTCGTTTCA ATTAAATGAGGATATGATGGAGAGTCTTTTTGGCTGCAATTCAACGAATTCGATTCCAAAAGAACCCACGAGAAGGTCGgttctgcctcctgttgagcaAGAGAACAGGGTGTTGGATCCAAAGAAGTCGCAGAACATAGCTATTCTGTTAAGAGCACTGAATGTGACTCGAGATGAAGTCTCTGAAGCTCTTTTAGATG GATGTGTTTATGGTGCAACAGCCAACCCAGAAAGCTTAGGTGCTGATCTTTTGGAAACTTTGGTAAAGATGGCTCCAACCAAAGAGGAAGAAATAAAACTTCGAGAATACAGTGGTGATAGCTCCAAACTAGGGTCTGCAGAAAGATTTCTCAAGGCAATACTTGATATTCCATTTGCTTTCAAAAGAGTTGAAGCCATGCTCTATAGAGCCAATTTTGATGCAGAAGTTAAATATTTGAGGAAATCTTTTCAAACCCTAGAG GAAGCAAGCGAGGAACTGAAAAATAGCCGGCTATTTCTCAAACTCCTTGAAGCTGTTCTCAGAACAGGGAACCGGATGAATGTGGGCACCAATCGTGGGGATGCTAAAGCATTTAAACTTGAGACGCTCTTGAAACTTGTAGATATTAAGGGAACCGACGGGAAGACAACATTGCTCCACTTTGTGGTCCAGGAAATCATTAGAGCCGAAGGTGCAGGTAATGATTCTACAAAAGAGAATCCTCAGAAAAGTACACACACTAAGTTTAAGGAGGAAGAGTTCAGGAAGCAAGGATTGCAGGTTGTGTCTGGACTGAGCAGAGACCTCACCAATGTCAAGAAGGCAGCAGGAATGGACTCTGATGTTCTAAGCAGTTATGTTTCAAAGCTTGAACAGGGCCTTGAGAAAGTCAGATTGGTTTTACAATATGAGAAGCCAGATATGCAGGGTAAATTTTTCAACTCAATGAAGCTGTTCCTAAGAGAGGCTGAAGAGGAAATCATTAGAATCAAGGCAGATGAAAGAAAGTCCTTATCACATGTGAAGGAGGTCACAGAGTACTTTCATGGGGATGCAGCAAAAGAAGAAGCCCATCCTTTCAGGATTTTCATGATTGTGAGAGATTTCCTAACCATATTGGATCAAGTGTGCAAGGAAGTGGGAAATATGCAGGACAAAACAATGGTGGGCGCAGCCAGATCCTTCCGAATATCTGGGAGTGCTTCGCTACCAGTCCTCAACAGATACAATGTCAGACAAGATAGAAGTTCAGATGAGGAAAGCTCTTCTCCTTGA
- the LOC110628114 gene encoding formin-like protein 6 isoform X2 — protein sequence MKALTNHHFSFFFILLLLTISSAIQHFTAGPKTQRRILHQPLFPASSAPPPVTDSSSSPPPPPPADGQVLPSPDQPFFPEVPSGPNPDRSQPPPASPVNGTFPIPTATQPAKPAKKVAIAISVGIVTLGMLSGLAFFLYRHRVKNPSETQKLVGDNSQRFADESLVPNSSVLYMGTVQPGRTSGEVNGTTMEANVSPYHKLNSIKRSDRYRPSPDLQPLPPLPRPPSQHDNENENSPSSSASLSDEESHGTAFFTPQGSIISNDDGYYMPVPVPGSRPFINGNWAKSANGSSVPHSKRTSPKSRFSSVTSPEMKHVIIPSSNQTLPSPVVPPPQPPPPALAHRDRADNVEPSLYFPKRPKFSAPPPPPNMALLRSIHNQQSSKISPPPPPPPPPPPPLQPLSMLTPRKIGSSETAKTSVSSTPSTVSSKQQSWTRSPRASSKTETPTIEQVDRGIRFSEKTDAEEQDGAKPKLKPLHWDKVRATSDRATVWDQLKSSSFQLNEDMMESLFGCNSTNSIPKEPTRRSVLPPVEQENRVLDPKKSQNIAILLRALNVTRDEVSEALLDANPESLGADLLETLVKMAPTKEEEIKLREYSGDSSKLGSAERFLKAILDIPFAFKRVEAMLYRANFDAEVKYLRKSFQTLEEASEELKNSRLFLKLLEAVLRTGNRMNVGTNRGDAKAFKLETLLKLVDIKGTDGKTTLLHFVVQEIIRAEGAGNDSTKENPQKSTHTKFKEEEFRKQGLQVVSGLSRDLTNVKKAAGMDSDVLSSYVSKLEQGLEKVRLVLQYEKPDMQGKFFNSMKLFLREAEEEIIRIKADERKSLSHVKEVTEYFHGDAAKEEAHPFRIFMIVRDFLTILDQVCKEVGNMQDKTMVGAARSFRISGSASLPVLNRYNVRQDRSSDEESSSP from the exons ATGAAAGCTCTTACCAATCATCATTTCAGCTTCTTTTTCATTCTGTTATTATTGACCATATCATCTGCAATTCAACACTTTACTGCTGGTCCCAAAACTCAGAGAAGAATCCTTCATCAGCCTTTATTCCCAGCTAGCTCAGCTCCACCCCCGGTGACAGATTCATCATCATCACCACCACCGCCACCACCTGCTGACGGCCAGGTCCTTCCCTCCCCAGACCAGCCATTTTTCCCTGAAGTCCCATCTGGACCAAACCCGGATCGAAGTCAACCGCCACCAGCATCGCCAGTCAATGGGACCTTTCCAATCCCAACAGCAACACAGCCGGCGAAACCGGCTAAAAAAGTGGCAATTGCAATCTCAGTTGGTATTGTCACTCTGGGAATGCTGTCGGGTCTTGCATTCTTTTTATACCGACACCGAGTTAAGAACCCAAGCGAGACTCAGAAACTCGTCGGAGACAATTCTCAGAGATTTGCAGACGAATCTCTAGTGCCCAATTCCAGTGTTCTTTACATGGGCACTGTACAGCCAGGCAGGACATCGGGTGAAGTAAATGGAACAACAATGGAGGCTAATGTTTCTCCTTATCATAAGCTGAATTCTATTAAGAGATCTGATCGGTATCGGCCTAGTCCTGATTTGCAGCCTCTGCCGCCATTGCCCAGGCCTCCTTCTCAACATGACAATGAAAACGAGAATTCTCCATCTTCTTCGGCTTCATTGTCGGACGAGGAAAGCCACGGGACTGCGTTTTTCACTCCCCAGGGCTCCATCATCAGCAATGATGACGGCTATTACATGCCGGTGCCGGTTCCTGGTTCGCGTCCGTTTATTAATGGCAATTGGGCTAAGTCTGCTAATGGTAGTTCTGTTCCTCATTCTAAAAGGACCTCTCCCAAGTCGCGATTCTCTTCAGTTACTTCACCGGAAATGAAGCACGTGATCATACCTTCAAGTAATCAAACATTACCATCACCGGTGGTGCCGCCTCCTCAGCCACCACCTCCAGCACTAGCACATCGAGATAGAGCTGATAATGTTGAACCGAGTTTGTATTTTCCCAAAAGGCCAAAATTctccgcacctccaccaccaccaaatATGGCCCTTCTTCGATCAATACACAACCAGCAATCAAGTAAAATTTCACCTCCACCCCCACCGCCGCCGCCGCCTCCTCCTCCTTTACAGCCGCTGTCAATGTTAACTCCGAGGAAAATAGGGTCATCGGAAACAGCGAAAACAAGTGTTTCCTCAACGCCTTCCACCGTGTCATCGAAGCAACAGTCCTGGACTCGAAGCCCCAGAGCCAGTTCCAAGACTGAAACGCCAACTATTGAGCAAGTGGATAGAGGGATCCGTTTCTCAGAGAAAACTGATGCAGAAGAGCAGGATGGAGCAAAGCCCAAGTTAAAGCCCCTGCACTGGGACAAAGTAAGGGCAACTTCAGACAGAGCCACAGTGTGGGACCAGCTCAAATCAAGCTCGTTTCA ATTAAATGAGGATATGATGGAGAGTCTTTTTGGCTGCAATTCAACGAATTCGATTCCAAAAGAACCCACGAGAAGGTCGgttctgcctcctgttgagcaAGAGAACAGGGTGTTGGATCCAAAGAAGTCGCAGAACATAGCTATTCTGTTAAGAGCACTGAATGTGACTCGAGATGAAGTCTCTGAAGCTCTTTTAGATG CCAACCCAGAAAGCTTAGGTGCTGATCTTTTGGAAACTTTGGTAAAGATGGCTCCAACCAAAGAGGAAGAAATAAAACTTCGAGAATACAGTGGTGATAGCTCCAAACTAGGGTCTGCAGAAAGATTTCTCAAGGCAATACTTGATATTCCATTTGCTTTCAAAAGAGTTGAAGCCATGCTCTATAGAGCCAATTTTGATGCAGAAGTTAAATATTTGAGGAAATCTTTTCAAACCCTAGAG GAAGCAAGCGAGGAACTGAAAAATAGCCGGCTATTTCTCAAACTCCTTGAAGCTGTTCTCAGAACAGGGAACCGGATGAATGTGGGCACCAATCGTGGGGATGCTAAAGCATTTAAACTTGAGACGCTCTTGAAACTTGTAGATATTAAGGGAACCGACGGGAAGACAACATTGCTCCACTTTGTGGTCCAGGAAATCATTAGAGCCGAAGGTGCAGGTAATGATTCTACAAAAGAGAATCCTCAGAAAAGTACACACACTAAGTTTAAGGAGGAAGAGTTCAGGAAGCAAGGATTGCAGGTTGTGTCTGGACTGAGCAGAGACCTCACCAATGTCAAGAAGGCAGCAGGAATGGACTCTGATGTTCTAAGCAGTTATGTTTCAAAGCTTGAACAGGGCCTTGAGAAAGTCAGATTGGTTTTACAATATGAGAAGCCAGATATGCAGGGTAAATTTTTCAACTCAATGAAGCTGTTCCTAAGAGAGGCTGAAGAGGAAATCATTAGAATCAAGGCAGATGAAAGAAAGTCCTTATCACATGTGAAGGAGGTCACAGAGTACTTTCATGGGGATGCAGCAAAAGAAGAAGCCCATCCTTTCAGGATTTTCATGATTGTGAGAGATTTCCTAACCATATTGGATCAAGTGTGCAAGGAAGTGGGAAATATGCAGGACAAAACAATGGTGGGCGCAGCCAGATCCTTCCGAATATCTGGGAGTGCTTCGCTACCAGTCCTCAACAGATACAATGTCAGACAAGATAGAAGTTCAGATGAGGAAAGCTCTTCTCCTTGA
- the LOC110627811 gene encoding glucan endo-1,3-beta-glucosidase 12, with translation MLKMGWLVFNLFLFCFLGLTGAGQESIQVLNLCDSTPEVLQAMSKSGHPLAMSVSDEDLSGVSGSVLMAESWLRTHVLGHFPATNITTIVVGDTLLCQDGRNHNWGLVLPSLKNIYYSLTRWGLEREIKVSAAFSSNCFEPNSAVPINDLAEKVIKPLIQFLHSINSTYSINLPPDFSPLSDETVSLVSSFSELLQNFGSLALNEANVIVTAPKQNVPKNRKLSNIESKILKPESSQPPLHSSIGSSVPSNVAKNPHSPLSRAASPPLSFPRASLPPLSYPVESPPPMAFPFAPEQPPPTGPVTAPYGYSFPPCNPDNTISPAPEAGVVQELWCVAKPSVPVETLQDAMDYACGDGGADCTEIMPHGSCFYPDTVVAHASYAFNSYFQKSKRNGGTCNFGGTAMLVSSDPSFLHCRFLLS, from the exons ATGTTGAAGATGGGGTGGCTTGTCTTCAACCTCTTCCTTTTCTGTTTTCTGGGTCTTACTG GTGCAGGTCAAGAAAGTATTCAAGTCCTTAATCTTTGTGATTCAACTCCAGAGGTTCTTCAAGCAATGTCCAAGTCAGGTCATCCCCTAGCGATGTCTGTGAGTGATGAAGACCTCAGTGGTGTTTCTGGCAGTGTTTTAATGGCTGAGAGTTGGCTTAGGACCCATGTTCTAGGTCACTTTCCTGCTACAAATATCACCACCATTGTTGTGGGTGACACTCTTCTGTGCCAAGATGGGCGGAATCATAACTGGGGTTTGGTTTTGCCATCTCTTAAGAATATTTATTACTCGCTTACTAGGTGGGGTTTGGAGAGAGAGATCAAAGTTTCTGCTGCCTTTTCTTCTAACTGTTTTGAGCCAAATTCTGCAGTTCCCATAAATGATTTAGCTGAGAAAGTTATTAAACCTCTGATACAGTTTCTCCATAGTATAAACTCTACTTACTCTATAAACCTGCCTCCAGATTTCTCTCCTTTATCAGATGAAACTGTGAGCTTGGTGTCTTCTTTCTCAGAATTACTACAAAATTTTGGATCTCTTGCCCTTAACGAAGCCAATGTGATTGTTACTGCCCCAAAACAGAATGTACCCAAGAACAGGAAACTCTCAAACATTGAATCCAAGATTCTAAAACCAGAATCGTCACAACCCCCACTTCACTCCTCAATTGGGTCCTCTGTCCCTTCCAATGTAGCCAAAAACCCTCATTCTCCACTATCCCGTGCTGCTTCACCACCGCTGTCCTTCCCTCGTGCCTCTTTACCACCACTATCATACCCTGTTGAGTCTCCGCCTCCTATGGCCTTCCCTTTTGCACCAGAACAGCCTCCCCCCACTGGTCCAGTCACAGCACCATATGGTTATTCATTTCCTCCCTGTAATCCAGACAACACAATATCACCAGCACCAGAGGCAGGGGTGGTGCAGGAGCTGTGGTGTGTGGCTAAACCTAGTGTTCCTGTAGAGACATTGCAGGATGCAATGGACTACGCTTGTGGTGATGGTGGTGCTGATTGTACAGAGATTATGCCTCATGGTAGCTGTTTCTATCCCGATACTGTTGTTGCTCATGCTTCTTACGCTTTCAACAGCTACTTTCAAAAGTCTAAGAGAAATGGGGGTACTTGCAACTTTGGAGGGACTGCCATGCTCGTCTCTTCTGACCCAA GTTTTCTTCACTGCCGATTTCTTCTCAGCTAG